In Acuticoccus sediminis, the sequence GACGGCGCAAGGTCATCGATCGCGGCAATACCTGTTCTCGTTCTCGCGACGGAGCCGGTGTGCCCCTTGCGCACGCAGCAGCCGACGACCTGCAGCGCCTCGTCGCCCCGCACAGCGCGGAAGGGAAGGAAGACCGGGTGATCCGTGACGGCCGGCAACGGCTCGACCGACCAGCCGCCGAAGCCGACCACCGCGACCCCGGTCGGCTTGCGTCGGGGGGACGCGGTCGGACCGCCGCGCCACAGTGCGTTCGGCGCGAATGCAGCGACGGTGCGCTCCGGCGTCTCGGTGAGGATCGCGACGTCGGCGTGGAGCGAGCGCACGACCTCCGGGGCGGCGAAGCCCCGCGTGTTCCAGGTGACGAGGCGCATCATGTCGCGCCCGGCGCTTCGACTCGAGGGCGGAGGCGGATGGTGCCGCGAGGCGGGCCGTCAGGCCGCCTCGCCCTCCGCCGGGACCAGGATGTCGCGCTTGCCCGCGTTGTTGGCGGGGCTGACGACGCCCTCCTTCTCCATCCGCTCGATCAGGGTCGCGGCGCGGTTGTAGCCGATCGACAGGCGGCGCTGGATGTAGCTCGTGGAGGCCTTGCGGTCGCGCAGGACCAGCGCGACGGCGCGGTCGTAGAGGTCCTCGGACTCGGACATCGCGTCGAGACCGGTCGAGCCGCTGCCGCCGCCCTCCTCCTCGTCCTCGTCGTCCTCCTCCAGCACCGAGTGGAGGTACTCCGGCGCGCCCTGCGACCGCAGGTGCGCCACGACGTCCTCGACCTCCTCGTCCGACACGAACGGGCCGTGGACGCGCTGGATGCGCCCGCCGCTCGCCATGTAGAGCATGTCGCCCATGCCGAGGAGCTGCTCGGCGCCCATCTCGCCGAGGATGGTGCGGCTGTCGATCTTCGACGTCACCGCGAACGAGATACGGGTCGGGAAGTTCGCCTTGATGGTGCCCGTGATGACGTCCACCGACGGGCGCTGCGTGGCCATGATGAGGTGGATGCCGGCCGCACGCGCCATCTGCGCGAGGCGCTGGATCGCCCCTTCGATCTCCTTGCCCGCGACCAGCATGAGGTCGGCCATCTCGTCGACGATGACGACGATGAAGGGCATCGGGTCGAGGTCGAGCACCTCCTCCTCGAAGATCGCCTCGCCGGTGTGCCTGTCGAAGCCGGTCTGCACCAGACGCGACAGCGGCTCGCCCTGACGCTGGCTCTCCTTGAGGCGCGCGTTGTAGCCGTCGATGTTGCGCACGCCCAGCTTGGCCATCTTGCGGTAGCGGTCTTCCATCTCCCGCACCGCCCAGCGCAGCGCCGACACCGCCTTCTTCGGGTCCGTCACCACCGGGGTCAGCAGGTGCGGGATGCCGTCGTAGACCGAGAGCTCCAGCATCTTCGGGTCGATGAGGATGATCCGGCAGTGCTCAGGCCGGTGATGGTAGAGGAGCGACAGGATCATCGTGTTGATCGAGACCGACTTGCCCGAGCCCGTCGTACC encodes:
- a CDS encoding endonuclease/exonuclease/phosphatase family protein, which gives rise to MMRLVTWNTRGFAAPEVVRSLHADVAILTETPERTVAAFAPNALWRGGPTASPRRKPTGVAVVGFGGWSVEPLPAVTDHPVFLPFRAVRGDEALQVVGCCVRKGHTGSVARTRTGIAAIDDLAPSLDRERCIWAGDFNMHGVGGGLARSRPFFAHIRALGLRSVWHAERREELGRESRRTFRNHYGEFTIDYVLTPPGVTWTSVDIGQFAAYEKHSDHVPITVTLSPSGADRSQPPAPVDRFPG